The DNA sequence AGGACGATTTCCGAGTTACCGGTGCCCTTGAACTCTTCGAAGATGACTTCGTCCATGCGGCTGCCGGTATCGATCAGGGCCGTGGCGATGATCGAAAGCGAACCGCCTTCCTCGATGTTGCGCGCCGCACCGAAGAAGCGCTTCGGCCGCTGCAGGGCATTGGCGTCGACACCGCCGGTCAGCACCTTGCCCGAGCTGGGCACCACCGTGTTGTAGGCACGGCCAAGGCGGGTGATCGAGTCGAGAAGGATGACCACGTCGCGCTTGTGCTCGACCAGGCGCTTTGCCTTTTCGATAACCATTTCAGCGACTTGGACATGGCGCGTGGCCGGTTCGTCAAAGGTCGAGGAGATCACCTCGCCCTTTACCGAACGCTGCATGTCGGTGACTTCCTCGGGGCGTTCGTCGACCAGCAGGACGAGCAGGAACACTTCCGGATGGTTGTCGGTGATGGCCTTGGCGATGTTCTGCAACAGCACGGTCTTGCCGGTGCGCGGCGGCGCGACGATCAGCGCTCGCTGGCCCTTGCCCTGCGGGCTGATGAGATCGATCACGCGGGCGGACTTGTCCTTCACCGTCGGATCGGAGGTATCGAGCACCAGCCGCTCATCGGGATAGAGCGGGGTCAGGTTGTCGAAGTTTACGCGGTGGCGGACCACCTCGGGATCATCGAAGTTGACCTTGGTAAGCTTGGTGATGGCAAAATAGCGTTCACCGTCCTTGGGCGCGCGGATCTCGCCTTCAACGGTATCGCCGGTACGCAGGCCCCATTTGCGGACCTGGTTCGGCGAGACGTAGATGTCATCGGGACCGGCAAGGTAATTCGCTTCGGGGCTGCGCAGGAAGCCGAAGCCATCGGGCAGCACTTCGATCGTGCCCAGGCCCATGATCTCTTCGCCGTCTTCCGCCACTTCCTTGAGGATGGCGAACATCAGGTCTTGCCGGCGCAGGGTGCTGGCGCCTTCGACGCCGTATTCCTCGGCCATTTCGACCAGCTCGGCAGAGGACTTCTTCTTGAGTTCTTTCAGGTGCATTGCGATTGTATTCCAGAAATCGGGTTATTGCTGGCCGGACGGTCAAGGGGCTTGGAGAAAGCAGACCTGCTCGCGAAACGTGCGGCGCGAGCCATGCCGGACAGGCGCGGTCTATGCCCCGGTCCGGGCCAAGTCAATCAAAACGGGCGAATGACAACCAGAACGACGATGAAGGCCGCCGCGATTCCGGGGATCTCGTTGAGCATCCTGAGGTTGCGTCCGGTCAGCCGTCGCTCGCCGCGTGCCAGCGCCTTGTGATAACCGCCCAGCCACAGGTTATAGGCCGTCAAGCCCAGGACCAGCAGCAGCTTGGCGTGAAACCAGCCGAAACTGTACGCATTGGTCGTGATTGCCAGCAACAGCCCCAGCAGCCAGACGATTATCATCGACGGCCACAGGATGATCTTCAGCAACTTGCTCTCGCGATCGGTCCACACGGCGTTCTCGGGAGAATCCGCTGCGGCTTCCTGATGATAGACGAAATAGCGCGGCAACATGAACAGCCCGGCCATCCAGAAAATCACGAAGATGATGTGTCCGGCCTTGAGCCAAAAATAGGTCATGCTGAGCACCGTGAGCATGGAATGGAATGTAGGCGCAGATCAGGGCCTGCGCCAGCCCCTGACAACGCCAAGAAGTTGCGAAACATGTTCGATCGGGGTCGTCTGGCCGATGCCATGCCCCAGGTTGAACACGTGTGGCCGCCCGGCAAAGGCATCGAGAATGCGCAGCGCCTGCCGTTCCATCTCCTCGCCGCCCGAAAGCAGCAGCAGGGGATCGATGTTGCCCTGCACGGGCAGGCCTTCAGGCAGGTTGCGGTGCGCCCACAGCGGATCGATCGTCTCGTCGAGCGCCAGGGCATCGACCCGGGTCTCGCGCGCATAGGCGGGAAGCTTTTCACCCGATCCCTTGGGAAAGCCGATGATCGTCACGCCGGGGCAGCGCGCGCGCAGTTGCGAAACGATGGCGGCATTGGGGGCAATCACCCAGCGTTCGAACTCTGCCGGGGCAAGGCTGCCGGCCCAGGAATCGAACAGCTGCACCGCCTCGGCACCGGCAGCGACCTGGCCGGCAAGGTAATCGACCGTCACCTCGACGATGGCATCGATGATCGCCTGCATTGCCGCCGGGTCGCGATAGGCAAGCGCGCGCGTTTCGTGCTGGTCGCGGCTGCCCTCGCCCGCAACCATGTAGGTGGCAACGGTCCAGGGGCTGCCGGCAAAGCCAAGCAGCGTCCGTCCCGGTCCGAGTCCGGCCTTCACCTTGGCAACCGTCTCGTAAATCGGATCGAGGCGGGTCGGCACGGCACTGAGCGAGCTTAGCGCGGTATCGACCAGCCGCGGTGAAAGGTGCGGCCCCTCGCCCGCCAGGAACTGCAGGTCCTGTCCCATGGCATAGGGCACGATGAGAATGTCCGAAAACAGGATCGCCCCGTCAAAGCCGAAGCGGCGGATCGGCTGCAGGGTGATCTCCGCAGCAGCGTCACTATCATAGACAAGCGCCAAGAATCCGCCCTTTTCGGCACGAAGCGCACGGTATTCCGGCAGGTAGCGTCCAGCCTGGCGCATGAACCAAACGGGCCTCGCATCGCCATTGGTTCCGCGCAGGGTATCGAGAAGGAGTCCGGGCATCGGATCGGGTTCCAAACAAAATAATAGAATATTTGAATACGGATTCTGTAGGTTGTTGGCCTGTGGAAACCGGGCACAAGCGCGCCCTTGCCCGATTTGTCCCGGCCTGAACAGAGGCCGTGCATATCCGAATCGCGGGCACCGCGCGTCAAGGACGAGTTATCCCGCTTGTCCCCAGCCTGTGGGAAAGCCCTTTCCACCTGTCCACAGTCTGCGCATGGAAGGACTCGGATCGGGGGTGAATCGGCGGGTCCAAGTTGTCACCGGACTTGTCCCGTGGTTTATGCGGGTGACTTTCCACAGGGCTGTCCCAACACCGCGATGCCGAAGCTTCACCTGCACCTCCTGTCGGATTCCACCGGCGAAACGCTGGAGATGGTCGCCAAGGCCGCACTCGCCCAGTTCGACGATGCTCAGGTATCGCGCCATTTCTGGCCGATGGTCCGAAGCCAGCAACACCTGGACCGTGTCCTTGGCGAAATTGCGGCGCATCCCGGCCTGGTGCTGTTCACCCTGGTCAATCCGGAACTGCGCGCCCGGCTGGAAGACCGCTGCCGCGCGCTGGGCCTGCCGTCTGTGGCCGCGCTCGATGCCGTAACCGCCGTCCTGGAAGACATGCTGGGCGTCCAGGCCAAGGCCCGGCCCGGCCGGCAGCACCTGATGGACGAAGCCTATTTCGACCGTGTCGATGCCATCCACTACACCATCGCCCACGATGACGGTGTCAGTCATGAAGACTGGGAAGAGGCGGACATCGTCCTTGCCGGCGTCTCGCGAACGTCCAAGACTCCGACTTCGATCTACCTTGCCAACCGTGGCTACAAGGTGGCCAATATCCCGGTCGTGCCCGAAAGCCCGCCGCCCGATGCGCTCTATTCTCTCAAGCGCCCGCTTGTCGTCGGCCTGACAACGGCACCGGACCGGCTGATCCAGGTGCGGCGCAATCGCTTGCTCTCGCTCAACCAGGCGCCGGAAACCGCCTATGTCGATACCGATCGGGTGGCCAAGGAAGTGCAGTATGCGCGCCGCATGTTCGCCGATAACGGCTGGCCGGTGATCGACGTAACCCGGCGCTCGATCGAGGAGACGGCGGCCGCCGTGATCCGCCTGATGGGTGAACGGCATGAGGCCGATGCCGGTGAGGAGGCAACCGACGAATGATCGTGCTCGCTTCGCAAAGCGCCTCGCGCAAGGCCATGCTCGATGCTGCCGGGGTTCCCTTTCGCGCCGCCCCCGCCCATGTCGACGAGCGGGCGCTCGAAGCCGGGCTGGCTGGCGAGGCCCCCCGGAACATCGCCCTTGCCCTTGCCGAGGCCAAGGCCATTGCCGGCAGCGCTGCCAATGCCGGAGCGCTCGTCCTTGGCAGCGATTCGCTTGTCGATGTCGAGGGCAGGCGGTTCGACAAGCCGCGCGACCGCGATGAAGCGGCCGAGCACCTGAGGCATTTCTCCGGCCGCACCATGCAGCTCCATTCCGCCGCAGCGCTGGTGCGTGACGGTCAGCTCCGGTGGAGCGGCGCAGATGTCGCCCGGCTGAAGGTCCGCCCGCTGTCGGAAGCGTTCATCGCCGATTACCTCGATCACGAATGGCCAGCCGTCTCGGGCTGCGTCGGGGTGTTCCGCATCGAGGCGCGCGGACCCCATCTGTTCGAAGCGATCGAAGGGGACCAGTTCACCGTGCTGGGCATGCCGCTTCTCAAGGTGCTGGCGGCGCTTCGCGAAGAGGGAGTCCTAGTGGCATGACGCAGCCCTATGCCGAGGTGATCGGCGATCCGATCTCCCAATCGAAATCCCCGGTGATCCACGGCAACTGGCTCGCCCGGCTCGGCATCCCGGGCGAATATCGCGCCTGCCATGTCAGTGCGTCGGAGCTTGCTGCCTATATCGCCCGTCGCAGGGCTGATCCTGACTGGCGTGGTTGCAACGTCACCATTCCGCACAAGGAAAAGGTCGGCGCCTTGCTCGACCGGCTTGAACCGCGCGCCCAGGCGGTGGGAGCGGTCAATACCGTGTTCCGCGATGCCGACGGCCAGCTGGTGGGCACGAACACCGATGTCGACGGCGTGGCCGAAGCCCTGCGCGGATTCGACCTTGCCGGGCGCAAGGTCGTGGTGCTTGGCGCCGGCGGAGCGGCCCGCGCCGCCTTTTTCCACCTTGCCGGCGCCGGTTGCTCGGTCAGCGTCCTGGCGCGCAACCATGAAAAGGCGCGGGCGGCAATCGAACAGTGCGGGCTTGATGCCCGGTTGCTGCCGTTTTCTGGCGGCACCTCTGCCTTCGACGATGCAGTACTGGCGATCAACACCACGCAGCTGGGCATGACCGGGCAGGACCCCATGCCACGCTTTGTGCTTGAGGAAATCGACCAGATGCAGCGCGATGCCCTGCTGTTCGACATGGTCTATGCCCCGCGCGAAACCGGCTTCCTCAAGGCAGCGGCACAGACCGGGCGCGCAACTGTCGGCGGCCTGACCATGCTTGTCGGCCAGGCCCGCACTGCATTTGCCCGCTTCTTCGGCAAGGTCCCGCCAGCCAGCGGCGATGCCGAACTGATGCGCAAGCTGACGGCATGACCCGGCCTTTCATCCTTGGCCTCACCGGCTCCATCGGCATGGGCAAGTCAGCCGTTGCAGCCATGTTCCAGGGGCTTGGCGTGCCGGTTTTCGATGCTGACAAGGCGGTGCACGAACTGCAGGGTCCGGGCGGCGCGCTGCTCGGCCCGATCGAGGAGGCGTTTCCCGGCACCACGGGGCCGCAAGGCGTCGATCGCCAGAAGCTGGGCGCGGCGGTTTTCGGCAACGATGCGGAATTGCGGCGACTGGA is a window from the Novosphingobium sp. TH158 genome containing:
- the rho gene encoding transcription termination factor Rho, which gives rise to MHLKELKKKSSAELVEMAEEYGVEGASTLRRQDLMFAILKEVAEDGEEIMGLGTIEVLPDGFGFLRSPEANYLAGPDDIYVSPNQVRKWGLRTGDTVEGEIRAPKDGERYFAITKLTKVNFDDPEVVRHRVNFDNLTPLYPDERLVLDTSDPTVKDKSARVIDLISPQGKGQRALIVAPPRTGKTVLLQNIAKAITDNHPEVFLLVLLVDERPEEVTDMQRSVKGEVISSTFDEPATRHVQVAEMVIEKAKRLVEHKRDVVILLDSITRLGRAYNTVVPSSGKVLTGGVDANALQRPKRFFGAARNIEEGGSLSIIATALIDTGSRMDEVIFEEFKGTGNSEIVLDRKVADKRIFPALDVGKSGTRKEELLVPKDQLSKMWVLRRILMQMGTVDAMEFLLDKMKDSKTNEDFFATMNQ
- a CDS encoding CopD family protein, producing the protein MTYFWLKAGHIIFVIFWMAGLFMLPRYFVYHQEAAADSPENAVWTDRESKLLKIILWPSMIIVWLLGLLLAITTNAYSFGWFHAKLLLVLGLTAYNLWLGGYHKALARGERRLTGRNLRMLNEIPGIAAAFIVVLVVIRPF
- the hemE gene encoding uroporphyrinogen decarboxylase; translation: MPGLLLDTLRGTNGDARPVWFMRQAGRYLPEYRALRAEKGGFLALVYDSDAAAEITLQPIRRFGFDGAILFSDILIVPYAMGQDLQFLAGEGPHLSPRLVDTALSSLSAVPTRLDPIYETVAKVKAGLGPGRTLLGFAGSPWTVATYMVAGEGSRDQHETRALAYRDPAAMQAIIDAIVEVTVDYLAGQVAAGAEAVQLFDSWAGSLAPAEFERWVIAPNAAIVSQLRARCPGVTIIGFPKGSGEKLPAYARETRVDALALDETIDPLWAHRNLPEGLPVQGNIDPLLLLSGGEEMERQALRILDAFAGRPHVFNLGHGIGQTTPIEHVSQLLGVVRGWRRP
- a CDS encoding pyruvate, water dikinase regulatory protein, which encodes MPKLHLHLLSDSTGETLEMVAKAALAQFDDAQVSRHFWPMVRSQQHLDRVLGEIAAHPGLVLFTLVNPELRARLEDRCRALGLPSVAALDAVTAVLEDMLGVQAKARPGRQHLMDEAYFDRVDAIHYTIAHDDGVSHEDWEEADIVLAGVSRTSKTPTSIYLANRGYKVANIPVVPESPPPDALYSLKRPLVVGLTTAPDRLIQVRRNRLLSLNQAPETAYVDTDRVAKEVQYARRMFADNGWPVIDVTRRSIEETAAAVIRLMGERHEADAGEEATDE
- a CDS encoding nucleoside triphosphate pyrophosphatase, which translates into the protein MIVLASQSASRKAMLDAAGVPFRAAPAHVDERALEAGLAGEAPRNIALALAEAKAIAGSAANAGALVLGSDSLVDVEGRRFDKPRDRDEAAEHLRHFSGRTMQLHSAAALVRDGQLRWSGADVARLKVRPLSEAFIADYLDHEWPAVSGCVGVFRIEARGPHLFEAIEGDQFTVLGMPLLKVLAALREEGVLVA
- a CDS encoding shikimate dehydrogenase, with the translated sequence MTQPYAEVIGDPISQSKSPVIHGNWLARLGIPGEYRACHVSASELAAYIARRRADPDWRGCNVTIPHKEKVGALLDRLEPRAQAVGAVNTVFRDADGQLVGTNTDVDGVAEALRGFDLAGRKVVVLGAGGAARAAFFHLAGAGCSVSVLARNHEKARAAIEQCGLDARLLPFSGGTSAFDDAVLAINTTQLGMTGQDPMPRFVLEEIDQMQRDALLFDMVYAPRETGFLKAAAQTGRATVGGLTMLVGQARTAFARFFGKVPPASGDAELMRKLTA